From a single Lolium rigidum isolate FL_2022 chromosome 7, APGP_CSIRO_Lrig_0.1, whole genome shotgun sequence genomic region:
- the LOC124674228 gene encoding uncharacterized protein LOC124674228, translating to MAARVVLSLLLVLVVGSHTASSTVVQTCVNAVARGGRRDLEVFCVTTLQAAPGSATADAQGLAVIATNLTLANYTAAVATIKDLQKRGGWTAKQLGALITCRQGYIQALNMVHSAVHALATGQKQAYVDTMGIVREAALDCEEAFVDADPEDKSMPSKVNWDAKLLTTVAMMIVMSL from the coding sequence ATGGCAGCAAGGGTTGTGctctccctcctcctcgtcctcgtcgtcggctCCCACACGGCCTCCTCCACCGTGGTGCAGACGTGCGTGAACGCGGTGGCGAGAGGGGGCCGCAGGGACCTAGAAGTCTTCTGCGTGACGACGCTCCAGGCGGCGCCAGGGAGCGCCACCGCGGACGCCCAGGGGCTGGCCGTAATTGCCACGAACTTGACGCTGGCCAACTATACGGCGGCAGTGGCCACGATCAAGGACCTGCAGAAGCGCGGGGGCTGGACGGCCAAGCAGCTGGGGGCGCTAATCACGTGTCGGCAGGGGTACATCCAGGCGCTGAACATGGTGCACAGCGCCGTCCACGCGCTGGCCACGGGGCAGAAGCAGGCGTACGTGGACACCATGGGCATAGTCAGGGAGGCCGCCCTCGACTGCGAAGAAGCTTTCGTCGATGCGGATCCGGAGGATAAGTCGATGCCGAGTAAGGTGAACTGGGACGCCAAGCTCCTGACCACCGTGGCCATGATGATCGTGATGTCGTTGTAG